A window of Candidatus Saccharibacteria bacterium contains these coding sequences:
- the xth gene encoding exodeoxyribonuclease III, whose translation MKLYSWNVNGIRAVVKKNLFVPFIQQHQPDILCLMETKAEQGQAEIDLPDYHEFWNSAEKKGYSGTAIFSRTRPLNVLSGFLPGIAEQSGLAGDTYGDPAKEGRVITAEFEQFYVVAVYTPNSKGDLSRLELRHKQWDPAFLAHCKALEQGTHEGYGAKPVIFCGDLNVAHTEDDLANPKPNIGKHGFTNEEREGFEKFLQAGFVDTFRLFTQGNGHYTWWTHWANARARNVGWRIDYVLVSAALRDKVRAASIHVDVLGSDHCPVSIEMDI comes from the coding sequence ATGAAACTCTATTCCTGGAACGTCAACGGCATCCGCGCCGTCGTCAAAAAGAACCTCTTCGTGCCGTTCATACAGCAGCACCAGCCCGATATCCTCTGTCTGATGGAGACCAAGGCCGAGCAGGGGCAGGCCGAGATCGACCTGCCCGACTACCATGAATTCTGGAATTCAGCCGAGAAGAAGGGCTACTCCGGCACCGCTATCTTCAGCCGGACCAGGCCGTTGAACGTGCTGAGCGGCTTCCTGCCCGGCATCGCCGAACAGAGCGGCCTGGCCGGCGATACGTATGGCGACCCGGCCAAGGAAGGGCGCGTCATCACTGCTGAATTCGAGCAGTTTTATGTGGTGGCAGTGTACACCCCCAACAGCAAGGGCGACCTGAGCCGGCTGGAGCTGCGCCACAAGCAGTGGGATCCGGCGTTCCTGGCGCACTGCAAGGCGCTGGAACAGGGGACGCATGAAGGGTACGGCGCCAAGCCGGTCATCTTCTGCGGCGACCTGAACGTAGCGCACACCGAGGATGACCTGGCCAACCCCAAGCCCAACATCGGCAAACATGGCTTTACCAACGAAGAACGGGAAGGCTTTGAGAAGTTCCTGCAGGCCGGCTTCGTCGATACGTTCCGCCTGTTCACGCAGGGGAATGGCCATTACACTTGGTGGACGCACTGGGCGAATGCGCGGGCCAGGAATGTGGGGTGGCGGATTGATTATGTGTTAGTTTCGGCCGCGTTGAGGGACAAGGTGAGAGCAGCCAGCATCCATGTGGATGTACTGGGAAGTGACCACTGTCCGGTAAGCATTGAGATGGACATATAG
- a CDS encoding alpha/beta fold hydrolase codes for MRHISDTVAHEPLQHIEKEFITFQRHHNGVEYHFLATNTKAKRGVLLLHGVTGNKLDMVVLGRHLARQGYAVYAPDLPGHGSAKGLVAKDFDQLGRWLDGCVASLAAQGVSINLVIGNSFAAAICYNYAQQGLLPDGCQLLLNCPTPDISRASRLLRYMGQALPEVVAWRLYNSHLVISIRIKYLHVSKRPEAKRWLRESELYKRSFLDVPVSNAMSALLHTHNPYEGRRLTKAVQQRTEYIIGDRDNVVTRHTATRLRQLLPDATPHVIHGAGHILHFDAWKECAEIAAAQLAKAEKE; via the coding sequence ATGAGACACATATCTGACACCGTCGCCCACGAGCCGCTCCAACATATCGAAAAAGAATTCATCACCTTCCAGCGCCACCACAATGGCGTGGAGTACCATTTTTTGGCCACTAATACCAAGGCCAAGCGTGGCGTATTGCTGCTGCACGGCGTCACCGGTAATAAGCTGGACATGGTGGTGCTCGGCCGTCACCTGGCGCGGCAGGGCTATGCCGTTTACGCGCCGGATCTGCCCGGCCACGGCAGCGCCAAGGGCCTGGTGGCTAAGGATTTTGACCAGCTGGGGCGCTGGCTGGACGGTTGCGTGGCCAGTCTGGCGGCGCAGGGTGTCAGCATCAATCTGGTCATTGGCAATTCCTTCGCGGCCGCCATCTGTTATAACTACGCCCAACAAGGCCTGTTGCCGGATGGTTGCCAGCTGCTGTTGAACTGCCCGACGCCGGACATCAGCCGCGCCTCCCGCCTGTTGCGCTACATGGGACAGGCCTTGCCGGAGGTAGTGGCCTGGCGGCTGTACAATTCGCACCTGGTTATTTCTATCCGTATCAAGTACCTGCACGTCAGCAAGCGGCCGGAGGCCAAACGCTGGCTGCGTGAGTCAGAATTATATAAACGGAGTTTTCTGGACGTGCCGGTCAGCAATGCCATGTCCGCCCTGCTGCACACCCATAATCCCTACGAGGGGCGGCGGCTGACCAAGGCCGTCCAGCAACGCACGGAATACATCATCGGCGACCGCGACAACGTGGTGACGCGTCACACGGCTACGCGGCTGCGCCAGCTGTTGCCGGATGCCACGCCGCATGTCATCCATGGCGCGGGTCACATCCTGCATTTTGATGCTTGGAAAGAGTGCGCGGAGATTGCGGCGGCGCAGTTGGCGAAGGCTGAAAAAGAGTAG
- a CDS encoding AtpZ/AtpI family protein, translating into MPEKSEKHGAHAPMTEAGTPTTQSAILVFGTIADTTWRLFVPSVGGTLLGVWGDNSFHTKPWLTLTGIVLGCALAVLLVRQQLTSVKTDKGTDQR; encoded by the coding sequence ATGCCAGAAAAGTCCGAAAAGCATGGCGCGCACGCACCCATGACCGAAGCGGGTACCCCTACTACGCAATCGGCCATTTTAGTGTTCGGCACTATCGCAGACACCACCTGGCGGTTATTCGTCCCGAGCGTCGGCGGTACCCTGCTGGGCGTCTGGGGTGATAACAGTTTCCATACCAAGCCGTGGTTGACCCTGACCGGCATCGTCCTGGGCTGTGCCCTGGCCGTCCTGCTGGTCCGGCAGCAGCTCACAAGCGTTAAGACTGACAAAGGAACCGATCAACGATGA
- a CDS encoding prepilin-type N-terminal cleavage/methylation domain-containing protein, giving the protein MIFKRRSVPGGFTIVELLIVIVIIAILALIAISSFGQVQRQTRNTARIDYAKAMEKMLYSAKAQNSTVPTFWSGPGEATCLGEGLPDVNSDGNGDCYYNGTSAYFSVNPAVMNWLKGAGSISGEYPTLPVSGNNPYRAAILAYFPSTVDGISTQFQLRYYLEGANQNCVLKAAAVVSSGVYTLTNPANNSGSDATTTACVIPLIRMERL; this is encoded by the coding sequence ATGATTTTCAAGCGGCGCAGTGTTCCGGGCGGCTTTACCATCGTTGAACTGTTAATTGTTATCGTCATCATCGCCATCCTGGCACTAATCGCCATCAGCAGCTTCGGCCAGGTCCAGCGGCAGACCCGCAATACCGCCCGCATCGACTATGCCAAAGCGATGGAGAAGATGCTGTACAGCGCCAAGGCCCAGAACAGCACGGTGCCGACGTTCTGGTCCGGCCCCGGCGAGGCTACCTGCCTGGGCGAGGGCTTGCCGGATGTCAACTCGGACGGCAACGGTGACTGCTACTACAACGGCACCTCGGCGTACTTCAGCGTCAACCCTGCTGTCATGAACTGGCTGAAGGGCGCAGGATCGATATCGGGCGAATATCCCACGCTGCCCGTCAGCGGCAACAATCCATACCGGGCAGCCATCCTGGCTTACTTCCCTTCGACCGTCGACGGCATCAGCACACAGTTCCAACTGCGCTATTACCTGGAGGGTGCCAACCAGAACTGCGTCCTTAAGGCTGCGGCAGTCGTCTCCAGCGGCGTTTATACACTCACTAACCCTGCCAACAATAGCGGCAGCGATGCGACGACGACGGCATGTGTTATTCCGCTGATCAGGATGGAGCGGCTCTAG
- a CDS encoding glycosyltransferase produces the protein MRIAFFTDDYLPYIHGVTTSIQNLRAAYERLGHEVFIIAPKCADYEDNDDHVIRTNSFNSYIFDKRPVSIVYPGMAKKFDEYEFDVVHSHTQFWMGALGSMVAKRQGIPHVSTMHTLFTELLDNYPAAVISGMIAVSIGYPIAFKTRPVLPFEFGSLQGLSMDSRDLFKKQAWRLMNTFFAHTSACIAPSEHLFYTMAAHGLEAPCYVLPNGIDLEQYKARTDDEHSTSTFKKPRGQRWITAVGRLSGEKRQRVLVESMAGIADPKVRLILVGDGPERENLEELAEELGVADRIWFTGKQSPACVAYILSQSDVFTLASYRFDNQPMVILEAIASGLPVVYCDDNLKEGLTAENSILTDTPEPADFAEVFRTLLADRERLKQMSSASRKLSKEFDINRLAKRMVEIYKDAQPLE, from the coding sequence ATGAGAATTGCATTTTTTACCGATGATTACCTGCCATATATTCATGGCGTGACGACATCGATCCAGAACCTGCGGGCCGCCTACGAGCGGCTTGGCCATGAGGTCTTCATTATCGCGCCCAAGTGTGCCGATTATGAGGATAATGATGATCATGTCATCCGCACCAACTCCTTCAACTCGTATATCTTTGATAAGCGGCCGGTATCCATCGTCTATCCCGGCATGGCCAAGAAGTTTGATGAGTATGAGTTTGATGTCGTCCACAGCCACACCCAGTTCTGGATGGGCGCGCTGGGCAGCATGGTGGCCAAGCGCCAGGGTATTCCGCATGTCTCGACCATGCACACCCTGTTTACCGAGCTGCTCGATAACTACCCGGCGGCAGTCATCTCCGGCATGATCGCCGTCTCTATCGGCTATCCTATCGCCTTCAAGACCCGGCCAGTGCTGCCGTTTGAGTTCGGTTCTTTGCAGGGTCTGAGTATGGACAGTCGCGACCTGTTCAAAAAGCAGGCCTGGCGGCTGATGAACACCTTCTTTGCCCACACGTCGGCCTGTATCGCCCCGTCCGAGCACCTGTTTTACACTATGGCCGCCCACGGGCTGGAGGCGCCGTGCTACGTGCTGCCGAACGGCATCGACCTCGAACAGTACAAAGCCCGCACTGACGACGAGCATTCCACCAGCACCTTCAAGAAACCGCGCGGCCAGCGCTGGATTACGGCAGTGGGACGGCTGAGCGGCGAGAAGCGCCAGCGCGTCCTGGTTGAGTCCATGGCCGGCATTGCCGACCCCAAGGTGCGCTTAATCCTGGTTGGCGACGGCCCGGAGCGCGAGAACCTCGAGGAACTGGCCGAAGAGCTGGGCGTCGCCGACCGCATCTGGTTCACCGGCAAGCAGTCCCCTGCCTGCGTGGCCTACATTCTCAGCCAAAGCGATGTCTTCACGCTTGCCTCTTACCGCTTTGATAACCAGCCGATGGTCATCCTGGAAGCCATTGCCAGCGGTCTGCCGGTAGTCTACTGTGACGACAACCTTAAGGAAGGCCTGACCGCCGAGAACTCCATCCTGACTGATACGCCGGAGCCGGCCGACTTTGCCGAAGTCTTCCGCACGCTGTTGGCTGACCGTGAGCGGTTGAAGCAGATGTCCAGCGCCTCGCGCAAGCTTTCCAAGGAATTTGATATCAACCGGCTGGCGAAGCGGATGGTTGAGATTTATAAGGACGCGCAGCCGTTGGAGTAG
- a CDS encoding F0F1 ATP synthase subunit A, protein MLLGIIGYALVIWLFAFMAKAARNNSRNRFAVALLWLFEGLLNTIEQVTNDKKMARQLAPLAITLFFFIIVNYWTGILPFVGPVTYNGLPLFRGLAADLNVTFALAIISMVTVQIYAIRAHGAFGNLGRYLRNPFRDPAGAFEGVLEIIAEFSRLVALSMRLFGNVFAGEVLLVMVGFLTSYFAVIALPFFMVFELFIGAIQAYVFFMLTIVFISLGTASHGPHETHDTETSLDNNPSPTSPPHTHPDKHAKAAALSD, encoded by the coding sequence ATACTGTTGGGCATCATCGGCTATGCACTGGTCATCTGGCTCTTTGCCTTCATGGCTAAGGCCGCCAGGAACAACAGCCGCAACCGTTTCGCCGTCGCCCTGCTCTGGCTGTTCGAAGGACTGCTGAATACCATCGAGCAGGTCACTAATGACAAGAAGATGGCGCGGCAACTGGCGCCGCTGGCCATCACCCTGTTCTTCTTCATCATCGTCAACTACTGGACCGGCATCCTGCCTTTCGTCGGTCCGGTGACGTATAACGGCCTGCCGCTGTTCCGCGGCCTGGCCGCCGACCTGAATGTCACCTTCGCCCTGGCCATCATCAGCATGGTGACGGTGCAGATCTACGCCATCCGCGCGCACGGAGCCTTCGGCAACCTGGGACGCTATCTGCGCAACCCGTTCCGCGACCCCGCCGGCGCCTTCGAAGGTGTCCTGGAAATCATCGCTGAGTTCTCGCGCCTGGTCGCCCTGAGCATGCGTCTCTTCGGTAACGTCTTTGCCGGCGAGGTGCTGCTGGTGATGGTAGGCTTTTTGACCAGCTACTTCGCCGTCATCGCCCTGCCGTTCTTCATGGTATTCGAGCTGTTCATCGGCGCCATCCAGGCCTACGTCTTCTTCATGTTGACCATCGTCTTCATTTCCCTGGGCACCGCCAGCCACGGCCCGCACGAGACGCACGATACCGAGACGTCGCTCGACAACAATCCATCCCCCACTTCACCCCCGCATACCCACCCTGATAAGCATGCCAAAGCGGCCGCGCTTTCAGATTGA
- a CDS encoding cytochrome C biogenesis protein, whose product MGPELLFISLLAGFLTVLAPCMLAVLPVIVGGSIGVSAKPDTAKALRIVASLALSVTVFTLLLKGTTELLAVPQEVWRGISGGLVVLLGVFQLFPQLWERLALGMNLGANRALRAGSSRRSALGDIIIGAALGPVFTSCSPVYGLLIAVVLPASFTLGALYVLIYAIGLAAALLLLALAGQRLIARLRWAANPTGMFRRGLAVLFIAVGLSIIFGWDKLGEAWLLERGLYDGTTGLENLLR is encoded by the coding sequence ATGGGTCCGGAACTGCTCTTCATCAGCCTGCTGGCAGGATTTCTGACGGTGCTGGCGCCCTGCATGCTGGCCGTGCTGCCCGTGATCGTCGGCGGCAGCATCGGCGTCTCAGCCAAGCCGGACACGGCCAAGGCACTGCGCATCGTGGCCAGCCTGGCGCTGAGTGTCACGGTATTCACCCTGCTGCTGAAAGGGACTACTGAACTATTGGCGGTTCCGCAGGAGGTATGGCGGGGGATAAGCGGCGGCCTCGTGGTGCTACTGGGTGTCTTCCAGCTGTTCCCGCAGCTATGGGAGCGGCTGGCACTGGGCATGAACCTCGGCGCCAACAGGGCGCTGCGCGCCGGCAGCAGCCGTCGAAGCGCGCTGGGCGACATCATCATCGGGGCGGCGCTCGGGCCAGTGTTCACCAGCTGCAGTCCGGTGTATGGCCTGCTGATTGCCGTGGTACTGCCGGCCTCATTCACGCTCGGGGCATTGTATGTGTTGATCTATGCCATCGGCCTGGCTGCGGCCTTGTTGCTGCTCGCTCTGGCCGGACAGCGGCTCATAGCCCGCCTGCGCTGGGCGGCCAATCCCACAGGCATGTTCCGGCGCGGGCTGGCCGTACTCTTCATCGCCGTGGGCCTGAGCATCATTTTCGGCTGGGACAAGCTGGGTGAAGCCTGGCTGCTGGAGCGTGGTCTATATGACGGCACCACCGGCCTGGAAAATCTGCTACGGTAA
- a CDS encoding thermonuclease family protein — MASLNALLKRRTRTLLRSALGLVLAFIVFTLAQSLEGKGPFTPDDPAPPGQYTVIDVADGDTIYVSMDGIRESIRLVGVDTPETHHPSKPAQCYGTEATQFTRNLVKGKPVKLVADTKQPNRDKYGRLLRYVFLQDGRELNELLVTGGYAFVTNFNTEKKKEFRQLQEAAKNSRTGLWGACTVKESGSYLQTNSVEM; from the coding sequence ATGGCCAGTTTGAACGCGCTACTGAAACGCCGTACGCGCACCTTGCTGCGCAGTGCGCTTGGCCTGGTGCTGGCCTTCATCGTCTTCACGCTGGCCCAGAGCCTGGAAGGCAAGGGACCGTTCACGCCAGATGACCCGGCGCCGCCCGGGCAGTACACCGTCATCGATGTCGCGGACGGCGACACCATCTACGTCAGCATGGACGGCATCCGCGAAAGCATCAGGCTGGTGGGCGTGGACACGCCAGAGACGCACCACCCCAGCAAGCCGGCGCAGTGCTACGGCACAGAAGCCACGCAGTTCACCCGCAATCTCGTCAAAGGCAAGCCGGTCAAACTGGTGGCAGACACCAAACAGCCCAATCGCGATAAATACGGGCGGCTGCTGCGCTATGTCTTTTTGCAGGATGGGCGGGAGTTGAATGAGCTGCTGGTGACGGGCGGGTATGCATTTGTCACGAACTTCAATACCGAGAAAAAGAAAGAGTTCAGGCAGCTGCAGGAGGCGGCGAAGAATTCGAGGACGGGGTTGTGGGGTGCTTGCACCGTCAAGGAGTCAGGGAGCTATCTGCAGACCAATAGCGTTGAGATGTAG
- a CDS encoding NrdH-redoxin encodes MSDIKLDDDKKVIVYGAEWCGYCHQAMAYFDKKGVAYVYHDIEREPGAAQELMQKLGGPVQGVPVLDVYGEIILGYDLGRINQALAKA; translated from the coding sequence ATGAGTGATATCAAACTTGATGATGACAAGAAGGTAATCGTATACGGCGCCGAGTGGTGCGGATACTGTCATCAGGCCATGGCCTATTTTGACAAGAAGGGCGTCGCCTATGTTTACCACGATATCGAGCGCGAACCAGGTGCCGCCCAGGAACTGATGCAGAAGCTCGGCGGGCCGGTGCAGGGCGTACCGGTACTTGATGTGTACGGTGAGATCATTTTGGGATACGACCTGGGGCGCATCAACCAAGCTTTGGCAAAAGCCTGA
- a CDS encoding cob(I)yrinic acid a,c-diamide adenosyltransferase has protein sequence MFDDYKQKQSVVVVYTGDSKGKTSASIGLMCRALGRGWRVAYIQFVKNWEVGEHTFIRKIQPLFNDSLFFYKGGLGFYEAPDDLSAADVTDADHKQAAQETLAEARTALTGGEYDLVICDEINNALHDGLLTREEFEALLKDKPEDVSLCLTGRNFPEDMLHHVDIATEMKKIKHHFDDKYLAKKGIDY, from the coding sequence ATGTTTGATGATTACAAGCAGAAGCAAAGCGTCGTCGTAGTCTACACCGGCGACAGCAAAGGCAAGACCAGCGCCAGCATCGGCCTGATGTGCCGCGCCTTGGGGCGGGGCTGGCGGGTAGCCTACATCCAGTTCGTCAAGAACTGGGAGGTGGGCGAGCACACCTTCATCCGCAAGATTCAACCTTTATTTAATGATTCTTTGTTTTTCTATAAGGGTGGCCTTGGGTTTTATGAAGCGCCGGACGACCTTAGTGCCGCCGATGTGACGGACGCCGACCACAAGCAGGCAGCCCAAGAGACCCTGGCCGAAGCACGCACCGCCTTGACGGGCGGGGAATACGACCTGGTCATCTGCGATGAGATCAACAATGCCCTGCACGATGGCCTGCTGACGCGCGAGGAGTTCGAGGCGTTGCTCAAGGATAAGCCGGAAGATGTCAGCCTCTGCCTGACGGGCCGCAACTTTCCGGAGGATATGCTGCACCACGTCGACATCGCGACGGAGATGAAAAAGATCAAGCATCACTTCGACGACAAATACCTGGCCAAAAAAGGCATCGATTACTAA
- the smpB gene encoding SsrA-binding protein SmpB yields the protein MKKAANTSKAKPQPKAITNRRAHYDYALGDEFVVGLHLSGPEVRAARDGHIQLKGAFVTIKQDELWLTNASFSVKHNEPGGHNERAVDTSPRKLLAHRKEIDKLTAARKEGMTIVPLKLLNQGRFIKLIIALGKGKKRYDKREALKKRDFARESALLRKRG from the coding sequence ATGAAAAAAGCCGCCAACACATCCAAGGCCAAACCACAGCCCAAGGCCATCACCAACCGCCGCGCCCATTACGATTACGCGCTGGGGGATGAGTTCGTTGTCGGCCTGCACCTGAGTGGCCCGGAAGTACGGGCGGCACGCGACGGCCATATCCAGCTGAAAGGCGCCTTCGTCACCATCAAGCAGGACGAGCTCTGGCTGACCAATGCCAGCTTCAGCGTCAAACACAATGAGCCAGGCGGCCATAACGAGCGGGCAGTCGACACCTCGCCGCGCAAACTGCTGGCCCATCGCAAAGAAATCGATAAGCTGACGGCCGCCAGGAAAGAAGGCATGACCATTGTGCCGCTTAAGCTGCTCAACCAGGGCCGCTTTATCAAGCTGATTATCGCCCTGGGCAAGGGCAAGAAGCGCTATGACAAACGCGAGGCATTAAAAAAGCGCGACTTTGCGCGCGAATCCGCATTATTACGGAAACGAGGATAG
- a CDS encoding UMP kinase: MTTSPTLRYKRLFLKLSGEQLAGKYESGVDPEVIAWIAKELKLARETGVEIVVMVGGGNFVRGAQVAGHGLSRVNADFMGMLGTVMNGLAVTDIFNACGVPTRLLSNVKMDQIADQFTTRRANSHLSKGRIVVIGGGTGRPYLTTDTAAVNLALELDCDVVCKVTKVDGVYDRDPAKHDDAVKYDHLSFQEAVSNPAIAVMDKAAMGLAMEHDKAIIIFDLHRADNIRRVAIGDSVGTVIS; the protein is encoded by the coding sequence ATGACCACATCCCCAACACTCCGATATAAGCGACTATTCCTTAAACTCTCCGGCGAACAACTGGCTGGCAAATACGAAAGCGGCGTCGATCCCGAAGTCATCGCCTGGATCGCCAAAGAACTGAAGCTGGCGCGCGAGACCGGTGTCGAGATCGTCGTCATGGTTGGCGGCGGCAACTTCGTGCGCGGCGCGCAGGTGGCCGGGCACGGGCTGTCCCGCGTCAATGCCGACTTCATGGGCATGCTCGGTACTGTGATGAACGGCCTGGCTGTCACTGACATTTTCAATGCCTGCGGCGTACCGACCCGCCTGCTCAGCAACGTCAAGATGGATCAGATCGCCGACCAGTTCACGACCCGCCGCGCCAACAGTCATCTGTCCAAGGGGCGTATCGTCGTCATCGGCGGCGGCACCGGCCGGCCGTACCTCACTACCGACACGGCGGCCGTCAACCTGGCCCTCGAACTCGATTGCGATGTCGTCTGCAAAGTCACTAAGGTGGATGGCGTCTACGACCGCGACCCGGCCAAGCACGACGACGCCGTCAAGTACGATCACCTCAGTTTCCAGGAAGCCGTCAGCAATCCCGCCATCGCCGTCATGGACAAGGCTGCCATGGGGCTGGCCATGGAGCATGACAAAGCCATCATCATCTTCGACCTGCACCGGGCAGACAACATCCGCCGCGTCGCCATCGGTGACAGCGTCGGCACGGTCATCAGCTAG
- a CDS encoding prepilin-type N-terminal cleavage/methylation domain-containing protein yields the protein MRTSTATRASGFTIVELLIVIVVLGILALIAYGAFFEAPKRARDASVRTDLKSAVSAIESIRAENGSYPSVRPANLPASPGSTYQYYYSPANDTYCINGTNSDSQFYSSNANRSAQPGRCPCTVNNGLRAEYFTNISFTGSPAFTDTASTINYFWSGAPYAGMPNDNYGVRWSGCVVAPETGTYTFIGSGDDGIRLTVNGVQLFDRPFWDPGSQSATISLTAGQVYDLTYQMFDTGGNAGANLSWQLPSGPSATIPVSALRY from the coding sequence ATGCGGACTTCTACGGCAACACGCGCATCGGGCTTTACTATCGTCGAACTGCTAATTGTCATCGTAGTGCTGGGCATCCTGGCCCTTATCGCCTACGGCGCTTTTTTTGAAGCGCCAAAGCGGGCGCGCGATGCCTCTGTGCGGACTGACTTGAAAAGCGCAGTCAGTGCCATCGAGTCCATCCGGGCCGAAAACGGCAGCTACCCGTCCGTCAGGCCGGCCAATCTGCCCGCCAGTCCTGGCAGTACGTATCAGTACTATTACAGCCCGGCCAACGACACGTACTGCATTAACGGCACTAACAGTGACAGCCAGTTCTATTCATCAAATGCCAACCGCAGTGCTCAGCCGGGCCGCTGCCCCTGTACCGTAAATAACGGGCTGCGGGCGGAGTACTTCACCAACATCTCGTTCACCGGTTCGCCGGCCTTTACGGATACTGCCTCGACCATCAACTACTTCTGGTCCGGTGCACCGTATGCCGGCATGCCGAACGATAACTATGGTGTCCGCTGGAGCGGCTGCGTCGTTGCGCCCGAGACCGGAACGTATACTTTCATCGGTAGCGGCGACGATGGCATCCGCCTGACGGTCAATGGCGTCCAACTGTTCGACCGGCCATTCTGGGATCCAGGCAGCCAATCCGCCACCATCAGCCTGACGGCCGGCCAGGTATACGACCTCACCTATCAGATGTTCGATACTGGCGGCAATGCTGGCGCCAATCTGAGCTGGCAGTTGCCCAGCGGTCCGTCGGCGACCATCCCGGTTTCGGCGCTGCGCTATTGA
- a CDS encoding thioredoxin family protein: MSSTNRTLLITGILVILAAAGGYFALAQRADETTRQEPAVTKPVENKPATGTTTPDETAAPAASTAGTYTDYSAEALAAAGDNERVIFFHAPWCPQCRQLEADIEKNGVPAGVTILKADYDSNQPLRREYGVVQQTTVVHVDSEGKKLGLFLPYSDPRLEPALTGLGINGSDE; encoded by the coding sequence ATGTCCAGCACCAACCGCACATTGCTGATAACCGGCATCCTGGTCATCCTGGCTGCCGCTGGCGGCTATTTTGCCTTGGCACAACGGGCCGATGAGACCACCCGCCAGGAACCGGCCGTCACGAAGCCCGTAGAAAATAAGCCCGCCACCGGCACTACGACTCCGGACGAGACGGCAGCACCCGCCGCGTCGACCGCCGGCACATACACTGATTACTCCGCCGAAGCCCTGGCTGCCGCGGGCGATAATGAACGTGTCATATTCTTCCACGCGCCGTGGTGTCCGCAGTGCCGCCAGCTTGAGGCCGACATCGAGAAGAACGGCGTACCGGCCGGCGTCACCATCCTCAAGGCAGACTACGACAGCAACCAGCCATTGCGCCGCGAATACGGCGTCGTACAGCAGACCACCGTCGTACACGTCGATAGCGAGGGCAAAAAACTAGGCCTGTTCCTGCCCTATAGCGATCCGCGGCTCGAGCCCGCACTGACCGGCCTCGGTATCAACGGTAGCGACGAGTAA
- a CDS encoding glycosyltransferase, producing MNEPLISIIIPCHNEAATIGGLLDDLRAQTDLPYGSFEVIVVDSASTDGTGDAVRTHGDGLPLQVVRVDEPGASLARNRGAAVARGYFFMFCDADVRLPRLFIEAARKEMGRRDLTVAGFKQRILSSSLSMRAGGRLMNGYALAMSITPWPIFFSCYIVQRDLFRAIGGIDESLYLMEDYDVALRAKRAGGSFGIITGTYFLSSPRRYEGQDGLQQLKRGFYGEFYRYTHGLRVDKPIYEYKMGGEDKPKK from the coding sequence ATGAACGAACCGCTGATCAGCATCATCATCCCGTGCCATAACGAGGCGGCAACCATCGGCGGCCTGCTCGACGATCTGCGCGCCCAGACCGATCTGCCCTACGGCAGCTTTGAAGTCATCGTCGTCGATTCCGCCTCGACCGACGGCACCGGGGATGCCGTCCGCACCCATGGGGACGGCCTGCCGCTGCAGGTAGTGCGCGTGGATGAGCCCGGCGCCAGCCTGGCCCGCAACCGTGGCGCGGCTGTCGCCCGCGGCTACTTCTTTATGTTCTGCGATGCGGACGTGCGCCTGCCACGCCTGTTCATCGAGGCCGCCCGCAAAGAGATGGGGCGGCGCGACCTGACGGTTGCCGGTTTTAAACAGCGAATTTTATCATCGTCGCTCAGCATGCGCGCCGGCGGCCGGCTGATGAACGGCTATGCCCTGGCAATGAGCATCACGCCGTGGCCGATCTTCTTCAGCTGCTACATCGTCCAGCGCGACCTGTTCCGGGCCATCGGCGGCATTGATGAATCGCTCTACCTCATGGAGGACTACGACGTGGCCCTGCGCGCCAAGCGGGCCGGCGGCAGCTTTGGCATCATCACCGGCACGTATTTCCTCAGTTCGCCGCGCCGCTACGAAGGGCAGGATGGCCTGCAGCAGCTCAAGCGCGGCTTTTACGGCGAGTTTTACCGTTACACGCACGGCCTGCGCGTGGACAAACCGATTTATGAATACAAGATGGGTGGCGAGGACAAGCCCAAGAAGTAG
- a CDS encoding H(+)-transporting ATPase: MEELAFGLTYAIAAGLCGVGAGLIGAAAVGAAGRNPEKIGDIRGLMILAISFVDALAIIAIIVAIIAKFL, from the coding sequence ATGGAAGAATTAGCATTTGGTCTGACCTACGCAATCGCAGCCGGCCTGTGTGGTGTCGGTGCCGGACTTATCGGTGCCGCAGCCGTCGGTGCTGCCGGCCGCAATCCGGAAAAGATCGGCGACATCCGCGGTCTGATGATCCTGGCCATTTCGTTCGTCGACGCCCTGGCTATCATCGCCATCATCGTTGCCATTATCGCCAAGTTCCTCTAG